One Fusarium poae strain DAOMC 252244 chromosome 4, whole genome shotgun sequence DNA window includes the following coding sequences:
- a CDS encoding hypothetical protein (BUSCO:43205at5125): MTMTLDTTQQRFGPSLNFDYSAPAQPPAFSNPWSSSSPPQPPPAGSSLFVGSQPALNPSMMAGKPPQNRASTSSTSSMASYGSAMPVPNTSADLLSINRMQTTSAAYGDPTYTTSASPVNHHFAPTSAAPYDTLGYAPAPVRPPPFGLAPADDHARRFSQHSIQDERRSFADALDASHGMLAMSQETPRPIYGTRSDRSSVDSYGFPSTHSTSSSISSSGNFSSYYGDSVSDYSTAGSDIESVSSRTLPRPQGLMSSQIPPAPQSMMGQFSSKVSSSTQKKHKCKVCDKRFTRPSSLQTHMYSHTGEKPFACEVEGCGRHFSVVSNLRRHRKVHRGDARSEAGSEDHHSD, encoded by the exons ATGACCATGACACTCGACACTACCCAGCAGCGGTTCGGACCCTCGTTGAATTTCGACTATTCAGCACCTGCACAGCCGCCTGCCTTTTCCAACCCTTGgtcttcatcctcaccaCCACAGCCTCCTCCTGCGGGAAGTAGCCTCTTTGTTGGTAGCCAGCCAGCCCTTAACCCAAGCATGATGGCCGGCAAGCCACCTCAAAACCGTGCGAGCACCAGCAGCACTTCCTCAATGGCTTCTTATGGAAGCGCCATGCCAGTGCCTAATACTTCTGCAG ACCTGCTCAGCATTAACCGCATGCAAACGACGTCTGCTGCTTATGGGGACCCCACTTACACCACATCTGCTTCTCCCGTCAACCACCATTTTGCGCCCACATCAGCTGCCCCTTACGACACACTTGGTTATGCGCCAGCTCCTGTTCGACCACCACCTTTTGGTCTCGCTCCCGCTGATGACCACGCGAGACGGTTTTCCCAACA TAGCATCCAAGATGAACGGAGGAGCTTTGCCGATGCTCTAGATGCTAGCCACGGCATGCTGGCTATGAGCCAGGAGACACCCCGACCCATCTATGGGACGCGAAGTGATCGATCCTCTGTTGATTCTTATGGATTCCCTTCTACCCACTCTACCAGttcttccatctcttctaGTGGCAACTTCAGCTCCTACTATGGCGACTCTGTCTCTGACTACTCCACTGCCGGTTCTGATATCGAGTCAGTATCTTCAAGGACTCTGCCTCGACCCCAGGGCTTGATGAGCTCTCAAATCCCCCCTGCCCCCCAATCTATGATGGGGCAGTTTAGCTCCAAAGTGTCTTCCAGTACTCAGAAGAAGCACAAGTGCAAGGTTTGCGACAAGCGTTTTACTCGCCCCAGCTCGCTACAAACTCACATGTATAGTCACACCGGCGAGAAGC CTTTTGCTTGTGAGGTTGAAGGATGTGGCAGACATTTCTCTGTAGTTTCCAACCTCCGACGACACCGAAAGGTTCACCGCGGAGATGCGCGCTCAGAGGCAGGCTCTGAGGACCACCACTCGGACTAA